The genomic interval ATAGCACATCAACCGCTCATCAAATTGTTTATCGTTTACGCTTACCGAGAGCGCTTGCTGCCACTTTTATCGGGGCAAGTCTTGCTGTTTCTGGAGCAATCATGCAAGGGATGACGAGAAACGCACTCGCTTCTCCTTCTATTATGGGGGTTTCATCTGGTGCTATGTTCACCGTATCCATCGCATTTGCTTTTATCCCTGTAGTTTCTAATACGGTTATTATGCTATTTGCTTTTATCGGAGCCGGTTTAGGTGCAGCTTTAGTCTTTTTAATAGGTGCCCTTTCAAAAAGAGGATTAACGCCAATGAAACTAGCTCTTGCCGGGACAGCAATTAGTGCACTTCTGGGTTCCATTTCAACTGGTATTGCACTTCGTTTTGATGTTGCAAAGGATATTAGCTTTTGGTATGCAGGAGGAGTCGCAGGAGTGCAATGGATTAATATAAAATTGCTTATCCCTGTAGCGATTGCTGGGTTAATATTGGCTTTTTTCATTAGTAAATCCATCACCATCTTAAGCCTAGGCGAAGACGTCGCTGCTGGATTAGGGCAAAAGGTTGGATTAATAAAACTATTAGGTACCATTGTTGTTTTACTTTTAACCGGTGCT from Niallia sp. FSL W8-0635 carries:
- a CDS encoding FecCD family ABC transporter permease, with amino-acid sequence MSKGHSLESDKTTIFRPKAASLVLIVGIILLVISICLSIILGVADINLATVIQGIFHFDSTSTAHQIVYRLRLPRALAATFIGASLAVSGAIMQGMTRNALASPSIMGVSSGAMFTVSIAFAFIPVVSNTVIMLFAFIGAGLGAALVFLIGALSKRGLTPMKLALAGTAISALLGSISTGIALRFDVAKDISFWYAGGVAGVQWINIKLLIPVAIAGLILAFFISKSITILSLGEDVAAGLGQKVGLIKLLGTIVVLLLTGAAVAVGGTIGFVGLVVPHIVRFIVGSDYRLIIPCSAVVGALLLVLSDVVARLIHPPFETPLGAITAIIGVPFFLYLARREGRGL